A window of Magnolia sinica isolate HGM2019 chromosome 13, MsV1, whole genome shotgun sequence genomic DNA:
GAAATGGAAACTCAAAAGAAGATAGCCTAAATGGTCATTAACATTTCCAACAGTCCTGACAAAACCAGCCATCATCCTCAATAGCGTTCGTACGAAGACGGGCGTCCTCCCCTGCTGGGGCGGTCATAGGGCCCTGGCCTCTCCCTGAAGCTACCCCCATCATAACGTGCAGGCCCACCACTACCACCATACCTGTCCCCACCACCTCTTGGGCCCCCTTCCCTGTCATAACCCCTGTCCTTACCATATCCATTCTGAGGGTACCGGTCTGATGGTCCATACCGGTCACCACCACCCTGAAAGCGGTCCCCACCAGGTGGGTACCTATCACCAGCATAACGATCTCGGCCCCCGTACCCTCTGTCGCGGTTGTCAACTCGGTCTCTATCTCCATAGCGACCACCATCATACCGATCATCCGTGTAGCGATCACTGCCATAGCGGTCTCCTCCAAAGCGATCCCCTCCAAAGCGGTCCCCACCACGGCTGCCGCCACCAAACCTAGAGCGAGATGGGAATCTGCCCCCGCTGCCACCGCCGCCGCCACCAGAAGAAGGGCATTCTCGGGCCCAATGTCCTGGGCGGCCACACTTGAAGCACTCAGTGCGCCCTCCTGACCGATCTCGATCTCCTCCGCTGCTACCATAGCTCCCCCGCCCTCCTGTTGAGAAACCCCCACTGTATCCATAGCCGTGATCGTCCGAGCCATGCTTTGGCTGGGCCCTGTTCACCGAGATCATCCGACCTCCCAGCTCCCTGCCGTGCATATCACTGATGGCATTTTCCATTGCCCGTTGATCTGCAAAGGTCACAAATCCAAAACCACGAGGGCGGCCTGTGTCCCTTTCCTGCATAATCTACACAAGTAAAGGTATTAAGAAgaaagtttaaaaaaataaaaacccaattcaATTCAACATCCAACCAGAGTCTTcattcgactcgactcggtatttAATTGAGGATCTTTGGTTTTTGTTGGTTACATCCATGCTTGATTTTTTCAATAAATCTTTGTTATTCATCAACAAATATACTTAAAATACTCGGATTGAAATGAAAAATCAGCTGATGGTGAACTATCATCGTTTCGATTTCATAAAGGACCATAGATTGTGCTCTCAAATTGTTTCAATTTCATAAAGGAACATAGGTTGGACTCTTTAAGAACATGCATATTTTTATCAACAAAATAGTTATAACCACTAAACAGGGTGACACAGTTGGAATCGACCAACTCAGCAAGCTAACTCAATGAGTCTCATTGAGATTCTGTCAAATCAGACACATGGCGAGTCTCCAAGAGACTACGCTCAAAACAATGCTGTCTCGAGTTGACTTGTCTAAGTCTTGAGTCTAGTAAGTTATAAAACTATGGTTaagaaaaggtttttttttttaaacaacatGGATGATgaagcaaaaataataataataataatactctaTTGATCATTCAAATGACAATGAAACAATGAATCAAAAAATGTATGATTCATGCGCTGATATCAGTTGCTTGTTTCGACATTCTCCAGCTGGTGCGATTtactacagaggacttacatgaTCCTTGACCTGTGGGTACAGTATACTTAGTTTTCAGcttgtacaagtgggacccatggtttagTAATCAAGAACATTGCTCAGTAGGGCTGACCTTAGATGTGACATACCCCAAAAACCTCCCAAATTGGAAGTCCTCGCCTATTATCTCAAGCCTTTtctgttgaatatggaccatcgTTGTATTTCACTTCTCAACAATCCATTTTAAGGCCACAAATTGAACCATGGAACCACTTGACTGAAAACCCAACCCCCGAGTTTCACTATTGCTGCTACAACCATACAGGAGGGCTCTATAGGCCACTGTAGCAGAAAAGAAAAGGTTGGATGAACATAGAGAAAGAAGAAATAACAAAAGAGCAGTGCATCACATGCTTTTCCACCAAAATAATTTTTTGCTTTGATACCCAATTTATTACATTAATCAGTTCTGCTGTTTGTTACCCCAAACCATATCTTTTGGGTATATCTAAGACGAGAACTTGGAAAGCTCAATGTTGACACAGCATTATCCAATTGAACTGCGGGCACGGCCCATACTGATAAGGGAGATCTCTGGGAGTCAGAAGCAGGAATAAATTTGTACACACGGAGTTCTTTGTACTTTTCTTCTCATAATAAAATAAGCTGATTAtccatcaaaaaataaattaataaaagaaCTGCAGGCTCAAGGTTTTAAGACTCCTACTCATCTTAGTTGACTCAGACATCTGACAGACTCGACCCAGTTCGAAACCTTAACACTGACTGGGCAAGTCCCAACTCCACTCAGGATCAAACCAGTCAGTCCAAGTTGCTGCATTTTTTAACCATGACACTTGTACCCACCATATTATGGGATATGGTACAAAGTGCTCTCATGACAACGAATAACATCTTGTAAATACACACTTATCGAAGCAGCAATGATGAATGAGACAGAATGGGCCTTTCACTCGAGGAGATCCACAATGAAGGCCTTCAAGGAAGGTATTCCCAGCACTTGGTAAATGCATAATCATATTGAGGCGGCTCAAAATATCTAAAGAGATCACTTTGAGCTGTAGGGAATATATTCAGTGGGCCAACAACCTCAATATGGCAAAGATCCACGTAGATCTGGAGCAATCTATATGATGAGTTGTGGCTTGTAACTAATAAACATTCCAGTTGCAAACATTCAAGCACAGCACCACATTCTTATGAATATGGAAATACTTAAATATCAGTGTTTAAGAGAGATTGcagtataaaagaaaattttctgtCAATCAGTGATCGAATGAAATCATATGCAAGAAGCTTGTGCACCCTAGACTAGAATGAAGTCTTCAGCTCTCATTGAAATTGAAATGTTTGATGCCATTTTGAAGAGACTTGAAGACGGAAGATCCCTCAGGTATACCAATTCTCAGAATTGTCTAATGTTCACTCACCCCAGTGATTTCAGGTGCTTCCAAAACCCATCCTTGCTGGATCATTCCTAGATTTCTACACAATGAGTGAAGTTGACCCCGCAGAGGCTGATGATTAAATCATCAGGGATACAGTAAGCAACCCCCAGAGAGCTTGATGATCAAATCATCAAGGATACAGTAAGTACAATCCAACTCCCAATCTCTATTGAAATTGGAGGGGTTTGCCCCAGAAAAACAAGGCCCATAAAGAACAGTGACATTTTGTACAATCACACTGTAATAGTATTGAATAGGCAGAGGATATAAATAACTAGTATCTGTCCAAAACTGCAATTGCAACTAACAAGGGGGATCTATGAGTAAAAACTATCATAAGACTCCTCTCTAATGGTATGGTCGTGAAGCAAGTGATTCAAAATTCCCATGTCTTACTGTACGTTCCACCTGAGCTAATCAAACTATGTTCTGCCATTCTCAATGCAAATACCCGTCTTCAACACTTGACAAATTAGCAAATAAATTGTGTTTACGAATAGTTAAGGAATATAATATAGCTTACTACTTAATTGTGTTCATGTATTTATATTAGGACATATGACCTagtcaatgttgtcaaaatcattactGTATCGTAAAgtgtaataggggttgaatcgtatcgaatcgcaaatcgtatcgtaaatcgtaagattttttctgatatatatatatatatatagattaagTAAATCAGAAAAgattaaaaactcatcaatcatccatttaccATCAAAATGTACCAAAaaagtaatacatatcatgatattatcaatt
This region includes:
- the LOC131223529 gene encoding glycine-rich RNA-binding protein RZ1C-like isoform X2; protein product: MSGKEEMRIFVGGLSWDTTDRQLEDAFSRFGKILEAQERDTGRPRGFGFVTFADQRAMENAISDMHGRELGGRMISVNRAQPKHGSDDHGYGYSGGFSTGGRGSYGSSGGDRDRSGGRTECFKCGRPGHWARECPSSGGGGGGSGGRFPSRSRFGGGSRGGDRFGGDRFGGDRYGSDRYTDDRYDGGRYGDRDRVDNRDRGYGGRDRYAGDRYPPGGDRFQGGGDRYGPSDRYPQNGYGKDRGYDREGGPRGGGDRYGGSGGPARYDGGSFRERPGPYDRPSRGGRPSSYERY
- the LOC131223529 gene encoding glycine-rich RNA-binding protein RZ1C-like isoform X5, translated to MQERDTGRPRGFGFVTFADQRAMENAISDMHGRELGGRMISVNRAQPKHGSDDHGYGYSGGFSTGGRGSYGSSGGDRDRSGGRTECFKCGRPGHWARECPSSGGGGGGSGGRFPSRSRFGGGSRGGDRFGGDRFGGDRYGSDRYTDDRYDGGRYGDRDRVDNRDRGYGGRDRYAGDRYPPGGDRFQGGGDRYGPSDRYPQNGYGKDRGYDREGGPRGGGDRYGGSGGPARYDGGSFRERPGPYDRPSRGGRPSSYERY
- the LOC131223529 gene encoding glycine-rich RNA-binding protein RZ1C-like isoform X3, encoding MHLVGVSDIPIQFTEIMQERDTGRPRGFGFVTFADQRAMENAISDMHGRELGGRMISVNRAQPKHGSDDHGYGYSGGFSTGGRGSYGSSGGDRDRSGGRTECFKCGRPGHWARECPSSGGGGGGSGGRFPSRSRFGGGSRGGDRFGGDRFGGDRYGSDRYTDDRYDGGRYGDRDRVDNRDRGYGGRDRYAGDRYPPGGDRFQGGGDRYGPSDRYPQNGYGKDRGYDREGGPRGGGDRYGGSGGPARYDGGSFRERPGPYDRPSRGGRPSSYERY
- the LOC131223529 gene encoding glycine-rich RNA-binding protein RZ1C-like isoform X1, whose amino-acid sequence is MSGKEEMRIFVGGLSWDTTDRQLEDAFSRFGKILEAQIMQERDTGRPRGFGFVTFADQRAMENAISDMHGRELGGRMISVNRAQPKHGSDDHGYGYSGGFSTGGRGSYGSSGGDRDRSGGRTECFKCGRPGHWARECPSSGGGGGGSGGRFPSRSRFGGGSRGGDRFGGDRFGGDRYGSDRYTDDRYDGGRYGDRDRVDNRDRGYGGRDRYAGDRYPPGGDRFQGGGDRYGPSDRYPQNGYGKDRGYDREGGPRGGGDRYGGSGGPARYDGGSFRERPGPYDRPSRGGRPSSYERY
- the LOC131223529 gene encoding glycine-rich RNA-binding protein RZ1C-like isoform X4; the encoded protein is MHLVGVSDIPIQFTEERDTGRPRGFGFVTFADQRAMENAISDMHGRELGGRMISVNRAQPKHGSDDHGYGYSGGFSTGGRGSYGSSGGDRDRSGGRTECFKCGRPGHWARECPSSGGGGGGSGGRFPSRSRFGGGSRGGDRFGGDRFGGDRYGSDRYTDDRYDGGRYGDRDRVDNRDRGYGGRDRYAGDRYPPGGDRFQGGGDRYGPSDRYPQNGYGKDRGYDREGGPRGGGDRYGGSGGPARYDGGSFRERPGPYDRPSRGGRPSSYERY